In Micromonospora sp. WMMA1363, a genomic segment contains:
- the ispD gene encoding 2-C-methyl-D-erythritol 4-phosphate cytidylyltransferase, producing MTAQLNPRGDVAVLVPAAGAGVRLGPGRPKALRPLGGEPLLVHAVRRLAGAVSVRTVVVAAPPAEVAAVRELLAPVAPVTVVPGGAERQASVAAALAAVPAGPEIILVHDAARALTPPELVESVAAAVRAGRDAVIPVLPVVDTIKQVGAGEIVLGTVDRAALRAVQTPQGFRRAVLAAAHAAAADPLTDDAGLVEKLGVPVACVPGSEHALKITRPFDLALAEHLLATGA from the coding sequence GTGACCGCGCAGCTCAATCCGCGCGGTGACGTCGCGGTCCTCGTGCCTGCCGCGGGTGCGGGGGTACGTCTCGGTCCCGGCCGGCCGAAGGCGCTGCGCCCGCTGGGCGGCGAGCCGCTGCTGGTGCACGCGGTCCGCCGGCTCGCCGGCGCCGTGTCGGTGCGTACCGTCGTGGTGGCCGCCCCGCCGGCAGAGGTGGCGGCGGTACGCGAGCTGCTGGCCCCGGTGGCCCCGGTGACCGTCGTGCCCGGCGGTGCCGAGCGGCAGGCGTCGGTCGCCGCCGCGCTCGCCGCGGTGCCCGCCGGCCCGGAGATCATCCTGGTGCACGACGCCGCCCGGGCGCTGACCCCGCCCGAGTTGGTGGAGTCCGTCGCGGCGGCGGTCCGCGCCGGGCGGGACGCGGTCATTCCCGTGCTGCCGGTGGTCGACACCATCAAGCAGGTCGGTGCCGGCGAAATCGTGCTCGGCACCGTCGACCGCGCCGCCCTGCGGGCGGTGCAGACCCCGCAGGGTTTCCGTCGGGCGGTGCTGGCCGCCGCGCACGCCGCTGCCGCCGACCCGCTCACCGACGACGCGGGGCTGGTCGAGAAGCTCGGGGTGCCGGTGGCGTGCGTGCCCGGCTCGGAGCATGCGTTGAAGATCACTCGTCCGTTCGACCTGGCGCTGGCCGAGCACCTGCTGGCCACCGGCGCGTGA
- a CDS encoding CarD family transcriptional regulator — protein MVFSVGETVVYPHHGAALIEAIETRVIKGEEKQYLVLRVAQGDLTVRVPAENAEIVGVREVVGEEGLGKVFDVLRAPHTEEPTNWSRRYKANLEKLASGNPLKVAEVVRDLWRRERERGLSAGEKRMLAKARDILVGEVALAEKSTKDEAETLLDKVLTEA, from the coding sequence ATGGTTTTCAGTGTCGGCGAGACCGTTGTTTACCCCCACCACGGGGCCGCACTCATCGAGGCAATCGAGACTCGGGTCATCAAAGGCGAGGAGAAGCAGTACCTCGTCCTGAGGGTCGCGCAGGGTGACCTCACGGTCCGGGTGCCCGCTGAGAACGCCGAGATCGTGGGTGTGCGCGAGGTGGTCGGCGAGGAGGGCCTCGGAAAGGTCTTCGACGTTCTTCGGGCTCCGCACACCGAGGAGCCGACCAACTGGTCGCGGCGTTACAAGGCGAATCTGGAGAAGCTGGCCTCCGGCAACCCGCTGAAGGTGGCCGAGGTCGTCCGTGACCTGTGGCGCCGGGAGCGGGAGCGGGGGCTGTCCGCGGGCGAGAAGCGCATGCTCGCCAAGGCCCGCGACATTCTCGTCGGCGAGGTCGCGCTGGCTGAGAAGAGCACCAAGGACGAGGCGGAGACATTGCTCGACAAGGTGCTGACCGAGGCCTGA